One segment of Trichlorobacter ammonificans DNA contains the following:
- a CDS encoding sensor histidine kinase, whose translation MVSSEEKKKRVREAAIIVLALVLIVLLTGVEIRLTQLSSTAPLSSNVVIFGMINIIILLVVLLVYLISRNVVKLLVESRGSILTTRLRTKLVISFVGLSLIPTMLLFFASASFITNSVQNWFNIQIETSLNESLEVAQTYYKSSAGNALQFARQLSTVIRRERLLNDDNIPRMKAFIREKQKEYNLGIVEVFSAQREELVRASNPEVPLGDLTSPASEDISQVLKGKELTKVNSAGKADLIRGIVPIYSTYNDRDVVGVVVVNYYVPHSLVSKMKEISSSYQEFRRLKLLKSPITTGYLLILFLIASVIVFLAFWIGIYLANSMTRPIQRLVEGTKAVADGDLAVRIDAEGPDEIGMLVRSFNLMAADLQAKRQELNNSNQELTRINQEIESRRRYMETVLRNVAAGVVSVDRAGLVITINKSAERLLNIDIDKVMGRHFREVLRDAHLDILRDALRDMAITRHDSLARQITLDIKGDRRVLQMNLTMLRDDQDDFIGSVLVLDDLTQIVKGQRMAAWREVARRIAHEIKNPLTPIQLSAQRLRKRYLERFSGDDDGRVFDECTRMISKAVDELKVLVNEFSSFARMPAVQPVANDLNELVRETLTLYQEAHRGVRFDFQPDPALPILKIDRDQIKRVLINLLENSVAAMEAQGTVSIATRYDVELKMVSCSIADDGPGVPPEVRHRLFEPYFSTKKGGTGLGLAIVTSIVADHNGFVRFRDNLPRGACFVLEFPA comes from the coding sequence ATGGTTTCATCCGAAGAAAAGAAAAAACGGGTCCGGGAGGCGGCAATCATCGTCCTCGCCCTGGTCCTGATCGTTCTCCTGACCGGTGTCGAGATACGTCTGACCCAGTTGAGTTCGACGGCACCGCTTTCCAGTAACGTTGTCATCTTCGGCATGATCAACATCATCATTCTGTTGGTGGTGCTACTGGTCTACCTGATCAGCCGCAACGTCGTCAAGCTGCTGGTGGAAAGCCGGGGAAGCATTCTGACGACCCGGTTGCGTACCAAGCTGGTCATTTCGTTTGTCGGTCTTTCCCTGATACCGACCATGCTGCTCTTCTTCGCCTCGGCGAGCTTTATTACCAACAGCGTGCAGAACTGGTTCAATATCCAGATAGAAACTTCGCTCAACGAATCCCTGGAGGTTGCACAAACCTACTATAAGAGTTCTGCCGGCAACGCTCTGCAGTTCGCCCGGCAACTGAGCACGGTCATCAGGCGGGAACGGCTGCTGAACGACGACAACATTCCCCGCATGAAGGCATTTATCCGGGAAAAGCAGAAGGAGTATAACCTGGGGATTGTGGAGGTGTTCTCAGCTCAGCGGGAAGAGCTGGTACGCGCTTCCAATCCGGAGGTGCCGCTGGGGGACCTGACCAGCCCGGCATCAGAAGATATCAGCCAAGTACTGAAAGGCAAGGAGCTGACCAAGGTGAACTCGGCCGGCAAGGCCGACCTGATCCGCGGGATCGTGCCGATCTACTCCACCTACAATGATCGTGACGTGGTCGGGGTGGTGGTGGTGAACTACTACGTTCCCCACTCGCTGGTCAGCAAGATGAAGGAGATATCTTCATCCTACCAGGAGTTCCGTCGTCTCAAGCTGCTGAAAAGCCCCATCACCACCGGCTACCTGCTGATCCTCTTCCTGATCGCCTCGGTGATTGTCTTCCTGGCATTCTGGATCGGTATTTACCTTGCCAACAGCATGACCCGGCCGATCCAGCGGCTGGTGGAAGGAACAAAGGCTGTCGCCGATGGCGACCTGGCAGTACGGATCGATGCGGAGGGACCGGACGAAATCGGCATGCTGGTCCGCTCCTTCAACCTGATGGCGGCGGACCTGCAGGCCAAGCGTCAGGAGCTGAACAATTCGAATCAGGAGCTGACCAGAATCAACCAGGAAATAGAATCCCGCCGTCGCTACATGGAAACCGTGCTGCGCAACGTCGCAGCCGGCGTCGTCTCCGTTGATCGGGCCGGTCTGGTCATTACCATCAACAAGTCGGCGGAGCGTCTGCTGAATATCGATATCGACAAAGTCATGGGACGGCATTTTCGCGAAGTGTTACGTGATGCACACCTGGATATTCTTCGCGATGCCCTGCGTGACATGGCGATTACGCGACATGATTCCTTGGCGCGCCAGATTACGCTCGACATCAAGGGGGATCGCCGGGTTCTGCAAATGAACCTGACCATGCTGCGGGACGATCAGGATGATTTTATCGGCTCGGTGCTGGTGCTGGACGATCTGACCCAGATTGTGAAAGGGCAGCGGATGGCGGCTTGGCGGGAGGTGGCCCGTCGGATTGCCCATGAGATCAAGAACCCTCTGACTCCGATTCAACTTTCGGCCCAGCGGCTGCGCAAGCGCTATCTGGAGCGTTTTTCGGGCGACGACGACGGGCGGGTGTTCGATGAATGCACCCGGATGATCAGCAAGGCAGTTGACGAGTTGAAGGTGCTGGTCAACGAATTTTCCAGTTTCGCCCGCATGCCGGCGGTCCAGCCGGTTGCCAACGACCTGAACGAGCTGGTGCGTGAGACCCTGACGCTCTACCAGGAGGCCCACCGTGGGGTCCGGTTCGATTTCCAGCCGGACCCGGCCTTGCCGATTCTCAAGATCGACCGCGATCAGATTAAACGGGTGCTGATCAACCTGCTTGAAAACTCGGTGGCTGCCATGGAAGCACAGGGTACCGTCAGCATTGCCACCCGGTATGACGTGGAACTAAAGATGGTCTCCTGCAGCATCGCCGATGATGGCCCCGGAGTTCCCCCCGAGGTGCGCCACCGGCTGTTTGAACCCTATTTTTCAACCAAGAAGGGGGGGACCGGCCTGGGGCTGGCGATCGTGACCAGTATTGTGGCCGACCATAATGGCTTTGTCCGCTTCCGGGACAACCTTCCCCGGGGGGCCTGTTTTGTACTGGAATTTCCGGCCTGA
- a CDS encoding DNA-directed RNA polymerase subunit alpha, with protein sequence MYKNWRDLIKPKQLQVEKESLSSTYGKFVAEPFERGFGTTLGNSLRRVLLSSLQGAAITSVRIKGVQHEFSSIQGVTEDVTDIILNLKGVRLRLHGTDQTTIRIIHKGEGSVKAGDIVIPHNVEIMNPEQHIATCGKDAVLEMELAVRTGKGYVSADRNRDEKAPVGTIPIDAIFSPITKVNFVVSNARVGQMTDYDKLTLEVWTDGSVKPEDAIAYAAKIVKDQMSVFINFDEDGEPVQQDEESEDQSRVNENLYRTVDELELSVRSANCLKNAGIKLIGELVSKTEAEMLKTQNFGRKSLNEIKDILSEMGLVFGMKLENFPDPEVVKRLRGEQKEEE encoded by the coding sequence ATGTATAAAAACTGGCGTGATCTGATAAAACCCAAACAGCTGCAAGTTGAGAAGGAGTCTCTTTCCTCGACGTATGGTAAGTTCGTTGCCGAGCCGTTTGAGCGCGGGTTTGGTACAACGCTTGGCAATTCGTTGCGTCGTGTCTTGTTGTCGTCGCTGCAGGGTGCTGCAATTACGTCCGTCAGAATCAAGGGTGTGCAGCACGAATTTTCTTCCATCCAAGGCGTTACCGAGGATGTCACCGATATCATTCTTAATCTTAAAGGGGTGCGACTTCGCCTGCACGGTACCGATCAGACCACCATTCGTATCATCCACAAGGGTGAAGGCAGCGTGAAGGCTGGCGATATCGTCATTCCCCATAATGTCGAAATCATGAATCCCGAGCAACATATCGCAACCTGTGGCAAGGATGCGGTACTTGAGATGGAGCTTGCGGTCCGCACGGGTAAGGGATACGTTTCTGCCGACAGGAACCGCGATGAAAAGGCTCCGGTGGGAACTATTCCAATCGACGCGATCTTTTCTCCCATCACCAAGGTCAACTTCGTCGTTTCCAATGCACGGGTCGGCCAGATGACCGACTACGACAAGCTGACCCTCGAAGTGTGGACCGATGGCAGTGTCAAGCCGGAAGACGCCATTGCCTATGCTGCCAAGATCGTCAAGGATCAGATGTCGGTTTTCATCAACTTCGACGAGGATGGTGAGCCGGTACAGCAGGATGAAGAATCCGAGGATCAATCCCGGGTCAACGAAAACCTCTACCGGACCGTTGACGAGCTGGAGCTTTCCGTGCGTTCGGCAAACTGCCTTAAAAATGCCGGCATCAAGCTGATTGGCGAACTGGTTTCGAAGACCGAAGCCGAAATGCTGAAGACCCAGAACTTCGGCCGGAAGTCCCTGAATGAGATCAAGGACATTCTGAGTGAGATGGGATTGGTCTTCGGGATGAAGCTGGAGAACTTTCCGGACCCGGAAGTTGTGAAGCGCCTGCGTGGCGAGCAGAAGGAAGAAGAGTAA
- the rpsM gene encoding 30S ribosomal protein S13 has product MARIAGIDLPKNKRIEIALTYIYGIGRTTAKNILVATQIDADTRTDKLTEVEVSKLREEIDKNIKVEGDLRREISMNIKRLMDLGCYRGLRHRKGLPCRGQRTKTNARTRKGPARTVAGKKK; this is encoded by the coding sequence GTGGCACGTATTGCAGGTATCGATCTACCGAAGAACAAGCGGATTGAAATTGCGCTCACCTATATTTACGGTATCGGGCGCACAACCGCGAAGAACATCCTGGTTGCAACCCAAATTGATGCTGACACGCGGACGGATAAACTTACTGAAGTTGAAGTATCCAAGCTCCGTGAGGAAATCGACAAGAACATCAAGGTTGAAGGTGATCTGCGTCGTGAAATTTCTATGAATATCAAGCGGCTTATGGATCTTGGCTGCTACCGGGGGCTGCGCCACCGGAAAGGGCTGCCCTGTCGCGGACAGCGTACCAAGACCAATGCGCGTACTCGTAAGGGACCGGCCCGTACCGTGGCTGGCAAGAAGAAATAA
- the rpsD gene encoding 30S ribosomal protein S4, producing MARYTGPSCRLCRRENMELFLKGDRCYTDKCALKRRNYPPGQHGQGRSKTSDYGVQLREKQKVKRMYGLLEKQFRGYFERADRMKGVTGTNLLGLLERRLDNVVYRLGFASSRAESRQLVSHGHFTLNGRKATIPSIQVKAGDRIELREKSQKVAQINESLDAVVRRGVPQWLELERDAFKGAVKALPAREDITTPIQEQLIVELYSK from the coding sequence TTGGCTAGGTACACAGGACCATCCTGCCGTCTGTGCAGAAGAGAAAATATGGAATTGTTTCTGAAGGGAGACCGTTGCTATACGGATAAGTGCGCCCTGAAGCGTCGTAACTATCCTCCGGGTCAGCACGGCCAGGGGCGTTCGAAGACTTCGGATTACGGCGTTCAATTGCGTGAAAAGCAAAAAGTCAAGCGTATGTACGGTTTGCTTGAGAAGCAGTTCCGCGGCTATTTTGAACGTGCGGACAGGATGAAAGGCGTGACCGGTACCAATCTGCTGGGCCTGCTGGAGCGTCGTCTCGATAATGTCGTGTATCGTCTCGGCTTTGCTTCGTCCCGTGCAGAATCCCGCCAGCTGGTAAGCCATGGCCACTTCACGTTGAACGGCCGCAAGGCAACGATCCCCTCGATACAGGTCAAGGCTGGCGACCGTATCGAACTGCGTGAAAAGAGCCAAAAGGTTGCCCAGATCAACGAGTCGCTTGATGCCGTTGTGCGTCGCGGGGTACCGCAGTGGCTTGAGCTTGAGCGCGATGCGTTCAAAGGGGCCGTCAAGGCTCTGCCGGCACGTGAGGATATCACGACGCCGATTCAGGAACAGCTGATTGTCGAACTGTATTCGAAGTAA
- the bioD gene encoding dethiobiotin synthase: MKRGLFVTGTDTGVGKTMVTAALARALRSVGINVGVMKPVTSGCRESDGELISDDAELLAWAAGVECDGDVAPYCLREPIAPADAAKRDGVRIDFGKIAESYDRLAKRHDFVLVEGAGGLMVPLCGGLLIADLVRHLELPLLVVARPNLGTINHSVLTCFAATQMEIAVRGVIVNRYPAEPGLAERGAAHQIGSLCGAPVLGVWNDLPGEPEAVVERLAGQFLASPEHEIILRILTQ; the protein is encoded by the coding sequence ATGAAGCGAGGTCTGTTTGTCACCGGGACCGATACCGGTGTGGGAAAAACCATGGTTACCGCGGCACTGGCCCGTGCGCTACGCAGCGTCGGGATTAACGTCGGGGTTATGAAGCCGGTTACCAGCGGCTGTCGCGAGAGCGACGGCGAGCTGATTTCCGATGATGCCGAACTGCTCGCCTGGGCTGCCGGCGTGGAGTGCGACGGGGATGTAGCCCCCTATTGCCTGCGGGAGCCGATCGCTCCTGCCGATGCCGCGAAACGGGACGGTGTGAGAATCGATTTCGGCAAAATTGCCGAATCCTACGACAGGCTTGCGAAACGGCACGACTTCGTCCTGGTGGAGGGAGCCGGCGGCCTGATGGTGCCGCTCTGCGGCGGCCTGTTGATCGCCGATCTGGTACGCCACCTGGAGCTGCCGCTCCTGGTGGTGGCCCGCCCCAATCTCGGTACCATCAACCACAGCGTACTGACCTGCTTTGCCGCCACCCAGATGGAGATTGCGGTAAGGGGAGTCATCGTCAACCGCTACCCTGCCGAGCCCGGACTGGCGGAGCGGGGTGCGGCCCACCAGATCGGCTCCCTCTGCGGAGCACCGGTGCTGGGAGTCTGGAATGATCTGCCGGGAGAACCTGAGGCGGTGGTGGAACGACTTGCCGGCCAGTTTCTGGCAAGCCCCGAACATGAAATCATCCTGCGTATTCTGACGCAGTGA
- a CDS encoding GspE/PulE family protein, with protein sequence MTAPSHLTLPYVVSLLFEQRLISPEQREMILEGAKAQEARLIAVPHQSGRRVHRAGEAPSPAQIVSSFNLETHGDRGRILSEDAITEALAKYLRLPYLKIDPLKLDLDIVTTHIPRPFALRHLIVPVAMRDGDLVVATADPFDDEPLREFSTAHRMKVRRVLSSCSDIQKVLRDFYGFRASVVAAEAEASAGADLGNLEQFFRMKGNQELAESEGHVISAVDFLLSYAFDQRASDIHIEPKREKCLIRFRLDGLLHTIHLLPKPLHAPIVSRIKLLARMDLAEKRRPQDGRIKTSHNGKDVELRISTVPTAFGEKVVIRIFDPDILLQALDTIGFYAREYRLYTSFIQRPNGIILVTGPTGSGKTTTLYSSLRTLSSPEINIVTIEDPIEMVMEEFNQIAVQPAIGVTFATILRTVLRQDPDIVMVGEIRDRETAENAVQAALTGHLVLSTLHTNDAPSSIARLIDLGIPPYLISATVAGIVAQRLLRKVCPHCAVSRTLTPEEQQYLQLAGTSLTVREGSGCRECRGTGYKGRTGVFEVLELSERIRPLVTEPLDLAAVVAAAVQDGYATLRQIAIRKMLEGITTYDEVVSITG encoded by the coding sequence ATGACCGCACCGTCCCACCTTACCCTGCCCTATGTGGTGTCGTTACTGTTCGAGCAGCGCCTGATCTCGCCGGAGCAACGCGAGATGATCCTGGAGGGCGCCAAGGCCCAGGAAGCTCGCCTGATCGCCGTCCCTCACCAGTCCGGACGCCGTGTGCACCGCGCCGGCGAGGCCCCCTCCCCTGCCCAGATCGTGAGCTCCTTTAACCTGGAAACCCACGGGGATAGGGGACGTATTCTGTCAGAAGACGCCATTACCGAGGCCCTGGCGAAGTACCTGCGTCTTCCCTATCTGAAAATTGATCCCCTCAAGCTCGACCTGGACATCGTCACCACGCACATTCCCCGCCCCTTTGCACTGCGGCACCTGATCGTGCCGGTGGCGATGCGCGACGGCGACCTGGTGGTGGCCACGGCAGATCCTTTTGACGACGAACCGCTGCGGGAATTTTCCACGGCCCACCGTATGAAGGTACGACGGGTCCTGAGTTCCTGCTCCGATATCCAGAAGGTGCTGCGGGATTTCTACGGGTTTCGGGCATCGGTCGTGGCGGCGGAGGCGGAGGCATCCGCCGGCGCGGACCTGGGCAACCTGGAACAGTTTTTCAGGATGAAGGGAAACCAGGAGTTGGCGGAAAGCGAGGGCCACGTCATCTCGGCCGTGGACTTCCTGCTTTCCTACGCTTTTGACCAGCGGGCCAGTGATATCCATATCGAGCCGAAACGGGAGAAGTGCCTGATCCGCTTCCGCCTGGACGGCCTGCTGCATACCATCCACCTGCTGCCCAAGCCGCTCCACGCCCCGATCGTTTCCCGGATCAAGCTGCTGGCCCGCATGGACCTGGCGGAAAAGCGCCGCCCCCAAGACGGACGGATCAAGACCAGCCACAACGGCAAGGATGTGGAGCTGCGCATCTCCACGGTGCCCACCGCCTTCGGCGAGAAGGTGGTGATCAGGATATTTGATCCGGATATTCTGCTGCAGGCGCTGGACACGATCGGATTCTACGCCCGTGAATACCGCCTCTATACCAGTTTTATCCAGCGTCCCAACGGCATCATCCTGGTGACCGGCCCCACCGGCAGCGGTAAGACCACTACCCTGTACTCCTCGTTGCGCACGCTGTCATCGCCGGAAATCAACATCGTCACCATCGAAGATCCGATCGAGATGGTCATGGAGGAGTTCAACCAGATCGCCGTGCAGCCGGCAATCGGCGTCACCTTTGCCACTATCCTGCGCACGGTGCTGCGCCAGGATCCGGACATCGTCATGGTCGGCGAAATCAGGGACCGGGAGACCGCTGAAAACGCCGTACAGGCAGCTCTGACCGGCCACCTGGTACTGTCGACCCTGCATACCAACGACGCCCCTTCCTCCATCGCCCGGCTGATCGACCTGGGTATCCCTCCCTACCTGATCTCCGCAACCGTCGCGGGAATCGTCGCCCAGCGGCTGTTGCGCAAGGTCTGTCCCCACTGCGCCGTGTCCCGTACCTTGACACCGGAAGAGCAGCAGTACCTGCAGCTTGCCGGCACCAGCCTGACGGTCAGGGAGGGAAGCGGCTGCCGGGAGTGCCGCGGTACCGGCTACAAAGGCCGCACCGGCGTCTTCGAGGTACTGGAACTGAGCGAACGGATCAGGCCCCTGGTGACGGAACCGCTGGACCTGGCGGCGGTAGTGGCGGCGGCTGTCCAGGACGGCTATGCAACCCTGCGCCAGATCGCGATCCGTAAAATGCTCGAAGGAATCACCACCTACGACGAGGTGGTCAGCATCACCGGTTAA
- the rpsK gene encoding 30S ribosomal protein S11 gives MAAPKKVVRKKKEKKNITNGVAHIQATFNNTIITITDPVGNVISWSTAGAKGFKGSRKSTPFAAQVAAEDCVRKAQEHGLRNVEVYVKGPGSGRESALRALQAAGLNVSFIRDVTPIPHNGCRPPKRRRV, from the coding sequence ATGGCAGCTCCGAAGAAGGTCGTCCGTAAAAAGAAAGAAAAAAAGAACATAACCAACGGTGTGGCACATATTCAGGCCACATTCAACAATACGATCATCACCATTACCGATCCGGTCGGTAATGTGATTTCCTGGTCGACTGCCGGAGCAAAGGGCTTCAAGGGCTCACGGAAAAGCACTCCCTTTGCTGCACAGGTTGCTGCCGAGGATTGCGTCCGCAAGGCCCAGGAGCATGGCCTGCGCAACGTCGAAGTTTACGTGAAGGGGCCCGGCTCCGGCCGTGAGTCCGCGTTACGAGCCCTGCAGGCAGCTGGGCTGAACGTCAGCTTCATTCGCGATGTCACGCCGATTCCCCATAACGGCTGTCGACCCCCGAAGCGCAGAAGAGTCTAG
- a CDS encoding sigma-54-dependent transcriptional regulator, with the protein MSNMILIVDDEEDIRTSLGGILEDEGYLVVTAENGTDAIDVVREEVPDLVLLDIWMPGMDGIQTLGQIKQLFPEMTVVMMSGHGTIETAVRATRLGAFDFIEKPFSLDKLLITVGNAIKLKELRKENLVLRLSAQKEHDLVGATPAMESLRLSIQRVASASTPVLITGEPGVGKELSARVIHYLGSRRDRPFVTINCMAIPADLLYAELFGYERDGGPEGAAHKRGRFDLADGGTIFLDEIQELPVDVQTELLRVLSENSFERQGGQRPVRCDIRVIAATSRSLEAAREAGSFLEDLYHRLQVVPLHICPLRERLADIPLLVRHFVNQFHQREGWEPMQFSAEVLELMQGYEWPGNVRELKNVVERILIMVAGPVVTAGDLPELLPSLASTAAPEDGGGEQCSLTAARQQFEREFIQQRLAVCGWDLERAALSLGLERTSLHRKLVQYHLTPEKGTGA; encoded by the coding sequence ATGTCGAACATGATCTTGATCGTTGACGATGAGGAGGATATCCGGACATCGTTGGGCGGAATACTGGAGGATGAGGGGTATCTGGTGGTGACGGCCGAAAACGGCACCGACGCCATCGATGTGGTGCGAGAAGAAGTGCCCGACCTGGTGTTGCTGGACATCTGGATGCCGGGGATGGACGGTATCCAGACCCTTGGCCAGATCAAGCAACTGTTTCCCGAGATGACCGTGGTCATGATGTCAGGCCATGGTACCATCGAGACCGCCGTGCGTGCCACCAGGCTGGGAGCCTTTGATTTCATCGAGAAGCCGTTTTCCCTGGACAAGCTGTTGATCACGGTGGGGAATGCCATCAAGCTCAAGGAGCTGCGCAAGGAAAACCTGGTACTTCGGTTGTCGGCCCAGAAGGAGCATGACCTGGTTGGCGCAACACCGGCCATGGAAAGCCTGCGGCTCAGCATCCAGCGGGTGGCCTCCGCCTCAACGCCGGTCTTGATAACCGGCGAACCCGGCGTCGGCAAGGAGCTGTCCGCCCGGGTTATCCACTATCTTGGTTCCCGTCGTGATCGCCCCTTTGTCACCATCAACTGTATGGCCATTCCGGCGGACCTGCTCTATGCGGAGCTGTTCGGCTATGAGCGGGATGGCGGCCCCGAAGGGGCGGCGCACAAGCGGGGGCGTTTTGACCTAGCGGATGGTGGCACGATTTTTCTGGACGAGATTCAGGAGCTGCCGGTGGATGTACAGACCGAGCTGTTGCGGGTTCTATCGGAAAACAGCTTCGAGCGGCAGGGGGGACAGCGTCCGGTTCGCTGCGATATCCGAGTGATCGCTGCCACTTCCCGCTCGCTTGAAGCGGCACGGGAAGCGGGCAGTTTTCTAGAAGACCTTTATCACCGCCTGCAGGTGGTGCCGTTGCATATCTGTCCCTTGCGGGAGCGGCTTGCGGACATTCCGCTGTTGGTCAGGCATTTCGTCAACCAGTTTCACCAGCGGGAGGGGTGGGAGCCGATGCAGTTTTCAGCGGAAGTGCTGGAACTGATGCAGGGGTACGAGTGGCCGGGCAATGTGCGGGAGCTGAAGAACGTCGTCGAACGGATTCTGATCATGGTCGCCGGACCGGTGGTCACCGCCGGGGACCTGCCGGAGCTGTTGCCCTCGCTTGCCTCCACGGCCGCACCGGAGGACGGGGGGGGGGAGCAGTGCTCCCTGACGGCGGCCCGTCAACAGTTCGAGCGCGAGTTCATCCAGCAACGGCTCGCAGTCTGCGGCTGGGATCTGGAGCGGGCAGCCCTCAGCCTCGGACTGGAGCGGACCTCGCTGCACCGGAAGCTGGTGCAGTATCATCTGACGCCGGAAAAGGGGACAGGTGCCTGA
- a CDS encoding YaaR family protein — MKINDRHALANTPKKGHGTPRSSAEAKLSSFFATELKGKQQEVDNYGQDIETLRQQIDQAGAKLEQEPTLANFKQFRELLSRLAKRISGEAYRLEKVGGTPLNPRYFEIITVIDKEADKLYELVVKEQKNRMAITAAVIGIKGLVVDLIT, encoded by the coding sequence ATGAAAATCAATGATCGCCACGCACTGGCCAACACGCCCAAAAAGGGGCACGGCACACCGCGCTCCTCGGCGGAAGCCAAGCTCAGCTCGTTTTTTGCAACGGAACTGAAAGGAAAGCAGCAGGAAGTGGACAACTATGGCCAGGATATCGAAACGCTCCGACAGCAGATCGACCAAGCCGGTGCCAAGCTGGAGCAAGAGCCGACTCTTGCCAACTTCAAACAGTTCAGGGAGTTACTGAGCAGGCTGGCAAAACGGATCAGCGGTGAGGCCTACCGCCTCGAGAAGGTCGGGGGGACCCCCCTGAATCCGCGTTACTTCGAAATCATCACCGTCATCGACAAAGAGGCGGACAAACTGTACGAACTGGTCGTGAAGGAGCAGAAAAACCGAATGGCCATTACGGCCGCGGTCATCGGCATCAAGGGGCTGGTGGTTGACCTGATCACGTGA